One segment of Gasterosteus aculeatus chromosome 3, fGasAcu3.hap1.1, whole genome shotgun sequence DNA contains the following:
- the LOC120815815 gene encoding transcriptional repressor p66-alpha isoform X13, translating to MSEEAARQTRSRKRALGKDGAPESLETSDADDESKKLKLDTSEPTTQAQTEPEPDYAPAREDQGKTMVGPEKEHEKEHEKERSLSPLSSALPLASVPGKGDPEQAQAQPTEPGSDNGTDGADRGDTVSTEPAVDTSSQVRPPEPKASGGPLAAGEVKATIKVEVQTEEQPMDMSTSRGSIKREKRPPSSDDDDVIVLSDNDSPSPPMNGFSHFKELDSDLLMKSSPAERESIIKQLKEELRLEEAKLVLLKKLRQSQIQKDTLQKPTGLSGSSAPPPLIRGTITSNKGTQQILTGKSSGTVIPPPLVRGGQQVTSKHGSQIIMPPLVRGAQPISVSPQQIQALRQQQQQQQQLAASGGSGPPPLLLGPRNSTPAIHGQRGSVNSGLIRIGSTANTLALASSLKSSSSGSSGVSVVGVSDSPASRQAAAKLALRKQLEKTLLEIPPPKPPAPEFNFLPSAANNEFIYLVGLEEVVQNLLDTLNRGKTGAALSKNITREPFTCTQCKTDFTCRWKHDKTKGGAVLCEHCMSSSQKKVLKAEHTNRLKAAFVKALQQEQEIEQRIFQQASSPVSNSSSSSSSSMKAERSLSHQLKQAQARASSFQHLQQASRGANMVHHHSIKQSSQGQLSHGVSSLGVRGVPHSFSSSSQLQSAVAAAALVSRPGVTMAYVNPSLTGHKTSAAVDARQREYLLDMIPSRSSISQTANTWK from the exons ATGTCTGAGGAGGCCGCCCGCCAGACGCGCAGCCGCAAGAGGGCGCTGGGAAAGGATGGAGCTCCCGAGTCTTTAGAGACGTCCGATGCTGACGATGAAAGCAAAAAGCTAAAGCTGGACACCTCTGAACCCACGACGCAGGCACAGACTGAACCTGAACCCGACTACGCACCGGCACGGGAAGATCAGGGGAAAACTATGGTGGGACCGGAGAAGGAGCACGAGAAGGAGCACGAGAAGGAGCGCAGCCTGTCGCCTTTATCTTCAGCGTTACCTTTGGCCTCTGTGCCGGGGAAGGGCGATCCGGAGCAGGCCCAGGCACAACCGACTGAACCCGGCTCAGACAACGGGACCGACGGCGCCGACCGAGGCGACACAGTGAGCACGGAGCCAGCGGTGGATACGAGCAGCCAGGTCCGACCGCCGGAGCCCAAGGCCTCCGGCGGCCCGCTGGCTGCAGGAGAGGTGAAAGCCACCATTAAAGTCGAAGTTCAGACGGAAGAGCAGCCCATGGACATGAGCACCTCCAGAGG CAGTATAAAAAGGGAGAAGCGCCCACCGTCTTCTGACGACGATGACGTCATCGTCCTGTCAGATAATGACTCCCCCAGTCCTCCGATGAACGGCTTTAGCCACTTTAAGGAGCTGGACTCAGACCTGCTCATG AAGAGCAGCccggcagagagggagagcatcATTaagcagctgaaggaggagctgagacTAGAGGAGGCCAAGCTGGTGCTGCTGAAGAAGCTTCGACAGAGCCAGATACAGAAGGACACGCTCCAGAAG cCCACAGGTCTGTctggctcctctgctcctcctcctctcattcgAGGAACAATTACAAGCAATAAAGGCACTCAGCAG ATTTTGACCGGTAAGAGTTCAGGCACAGTCATCCCTCCGCCGCTGGTGAGAGGAGGGCAGCAGGTGACGTCCAAACACGGCTCCCAGATTATAATGCCGCCTCTGGTCAGAGGGGCGCAG CCCATCTCTGTATCTCCACAGCAGATCCAGGCtctgcggcagcagcagcagcagcagcagcagttagcGGCCTCGGGAGGCTCAGGACCCCCTCCTCTGCTGTTGGGCCCCAGGAACTCGACCCCTGCGATCCACGGCCAGAGAGGCTCGGTCAACTCAGGCCTCATCAGGATCGGCAGTACTGCTAACACGCTG gcCTTGGCCTCCAGCCTGAAGAGCTCCTCCTCGGGAAGCAGCGGCGTGTCTGTGGTTGGCGTGAGTGACTCTCCGGCCAGCCGCCAAGCTGCAGCGAAACTCGCTCTACGGAAACAACTGGAGAAGACCCTCCTGGAGATCCCCCCACCCAAGCCTCCCGCCCCAGAGTTCAACTTCCTGCCGTCTGCAGCCAATAATGAGTTCATCTACCTGGTGGGACTGGAAGAGGTGGTACAGAATCTGCTGGATACACTCAACAGAG GAAAGACGGGTGCAGCACTGTCGAAGAACATTACCAGGGAGCCCTTCACCTGCACCCAGTGCAAAACCGACTTCACCTGCCGCTGGAAGCACGACAAGACAAAAGGCGGCGCTGTCCTCTGTGAACACTGCATGTCGTCCAGTcagaaaaaggttttgaagGCCGAGCACACCAACCGGCTGAAAGCGGCGTTCGTCAAAGCCCTGCAGCAAGAGCAGGAAATAGAGCAACGTATTTTTCAGCAGGCGTCGTCCCCAGTTTCcaacagcagctcctcgtcctcttcgtcGATGAAAGCAGAGAGGAGTTTGTCTCACCAGCTAAAGCAGGCTCAAGCAAGAGCGTCTTCCTTCCAGCACCTCCAACAGGCCAGTCGAGGGGCCAACATGGTTCACCACCACTCCATCAAGCAG AGCTCCCAGGGCCAGCTGTCCCATGGTGTCTCATCGTTGGGGGTGAGGGGCGTCCcccactccttctcctcctcctcccagctgcaGAGCGCAGTTGCAGCCGCAGCTTTGGTCAGCCGGCCAG
- the LOC120815815 gene encoding transcriptional repressor p66-alpha isoform X10, whose amino-acid sequence MSEEAARQTRSRKRALGKDGAPESLETSDADDESKKLKLDTSEPTTQAQTEPEPDYAPAREDQGKTMVGPEKEHEKEHEKERSLSPLSSALPLASVPGKGDPEQAQAQPTEPGSDNGTDGADRGDTVSTEPAVDTSSQVRPPEPKASGGPLAAGEVKATIKVEVQTEEQPMDMSTSRGIKREKRPPSSDDDDVIVLSDNDSPSPPMNGFSHFKELDSDLLMKSSPAERESIIKQLKEELRLEEAKLVLLKKLRQSQIQKDTLQKPTGLSGSSAPPPLIRGTITSNKGTQQILTGKSSGTVIPPPLVRGGQQVTSKHGSQIIMPPLVRGAQQIQALRQQQQQQQQLAASGGSGPPPLLLGPRNSTPAIHGQRGSVNSGLIRIGSTANTLALASSLKSSSSGSSGVSVVGVSDSPASRQAAAKLALRKQLEKTLLEIPPPKPPAPEFNFLPSAANNEFIYLVGLEEVVQNLLDTLNRGKTGAALSKNITREPFTCTQCKTDFTCRWKHDKTKGGAVLCEHCMSSSQKKVLKAEHTNRLKAAFVKALQQEQEIEQRIFQQASSPVSNSSSSSSSSMKAERSLSHQLKQAQARASSFQHLQQASRGANMVHHHSIKQSSQGQLSHGVSSLGVRGVPHSFSSSSQLQSAVAAAALVSRPGKHAHVSHRSVQSSKVSSSGIAGGRNISGGSASSTAWKKQSHSNTGVTMAYVNPSLTGHKTSAAVDARQREYLLDMIPSRSSISQTANTWK is encoded by the exons ATGTCTGAGGAGGCCGCCCGCCAGACGCGCAGCCGCAAGAGGGCGCTGGGAAAGGATGGAGCTCCCGAGTCTTTAGAGACGTCCGATGCTGACGATGAAAGCAAAAAGCTAAAGCTGGACACCTCTGAACCCACGACGCAGGCACAGACTGAACCTGAACCCGACTACGCACCGGCACGGGAAGATCAGGGGAAAACTATGGTGGGACCGGAGAAGGAGCACGAGAAGGAGCACGAGAAGGAGCGCAGCCTGTCGCCTTTATCTTCAGCGTTACCTTTGGCCTCTGTGCCGGGGAAGGGCGATCCGGAGCAGGCCCAGGCACAACCGACTGAACCCGGCTCAGACAACGGGACCGACGGCGCCGACCGAGGCGACACAGTGAGCACGGAGCCAGCGGTGGATACGAGCAGCCAGGTCCGACCGCCGGAGCCCAAGGCCTCCGGCGGCCCGCTGGCTGCAGGAGAGGTGAAAGCCACCATTAAAGTCGAAGTTCAGACGGAAGAGCAGCCCATGGACATGAGCACCTCCAGAGG TATAAAAAGGGAGAAGCGCCCACCGTCTTCTGACGACGATGACGTCATCGTCCTGTCAGATAATGACTCCCCCAGTCCTCCGATGAACGGCTTTAGCCACTTTAAGGAGCTGGACTCAGACCTGCTCATG AAGAGCAGCccggcagagagggagagcatcATTaagcagctgaaggaggagctgagacTAGAGGAGGCCAAGCTGGTGCTGCTGAAGAAGCTTCGACAGAGCCAGATACAGAAGGACACGCTCCAGAAG cCCACAGGTCTGTctggctcctctgctcctcctcctctcattcgAGGAACAATTACAAGCAATAAAGGCACTCAGCAG ATTTTGACCGGTAAGAGTTCAGGCACAGTCATCCCTCCGCCGCTGGTGAGAGGAGGGCAGCAGGTGACGTCCAAACACGGCTCCCAGATTATAATGCCGCCTCTGGTCAGAGGGGCGCAG CAGATCCAGGCtctgcggcagcagcagcagcagcagcagcagttagcGGCCTCGGGAGGCTCAGGACCCCCTCCTCTGCTGTTGGGCCCCAGGAACTCGACCCCTGCGATCCACGGCCAGAGAGGCTCGGTCAACTCAGGCCTCATCAGGATCGGCAGTACTGCTAACACGCTG gcCTTGGCCTCCAGCCTGAAGAGCTCCTCCTCGGGAAGCAGCGGCGTGTCTGTGGTTGGCGTGAGTGACTCTCCGGCCAGCCGCCAAGCTGCAGCGAAACTCGCTCTACGGAAACAACTGGAGAAGACCCTCCTGGAGATCCCCCCACCCAAGCCTCCCGCCCCAGAGTTCAACTTCCTGCCGTCTGCAGCCAATAATGAGTTCATCTACCTGGTGGGACTGGAAGAGGTGGTACAGAATCTGCTGGATACACTCAACAGAG GAAAGACGGGTGCAGCACTGTCGAAGAACATTACCAGGGAGCCCTTCACCTGCACCCAGTGCAAAACCGACTTCACCTGCCGCTGGAAGCACGACAAGACAAAAGGCGGCGCTGTCCTCTGTGAACACTGCATGTCGTCCAGTcagaaaaaggttttgaagGCCGAGCACACCAACCGGCTGAAAGCGGCGTTCGTCAAAGCCCTGCAGCAAGAGCAGGAAATAGAGCAACGTATTTTTCAGCAGGCGTCGTCCCCAGTTTCcaacagcagctcctcgtcctcttcgtcGATGAAAGCAGAGAGGAGTTTGTCTCACCAGCTAAAGCAGGCTCAAGCAAGAGCGTCTTCCTTCCAGCACCTCCAACAGGCCAGTCGAGGGGCCAACATGGTTCACCACCACTCCATCAAGCAG AGCTCCCAGGGCCAGCTGTCCCATGGTGTCTCATCGTTGGGGGTGAGGGGCGTCCcccactccttctcctcctcctcccagctgcaGAGCGCAGTTGCAGCCGCAGCTTTGGTCAGCCGGCCAGGTAAGCATGCCCACGTTTCCCACCGCTCTGTCCAGAGTTCAAAGGTGAGCAGCAGCGGGATCGCCGGCGGCAGGAATATCAGCGGAGGTAGTGCCTCATCCACTGCATGGAAGAAGCAGAGCCACAGCAATACAG
- the LOC120815815 gene encoding transcriptional repressor p66-alpha isoform X17: MSEEAARQTRSRKRALGKDGAPESLETSDADDESKKLKLDTSEPTTQAQTEPEPDYAPAREDQGKTMVGPEKEHEKEHEKERSLSPLSSALPLASVPGKGDPEQAQAQPTEPGSDNGTDGADRGDTVSTEPAVDTSSQVRPPEPKASGGPLAAGEVKATIKVEVQTEEQPMDMSTSRGSIKREKRPPSSDDDDVIVLSDNDSPSPPMNGFSHFKELDSDLLMKSSPAERESIIKQLKEELRLEEAKLVLLKKLRQSQIQKDTLQKPTGLSGSSAPPPLIRGTITSNKGTQQILTGKSSGTVIPPPLVRGGQQVTSKHGSQIIMPPLVRGAQIQALRQQQQQQQQLAASGGSGPPPLLLGPRNSTPAIHGQRGSVNSGLIRIGSTANTLALASSLKSSSSGSSGVSVVGVSDSPASRQAAAKLALRKQLEKTLLEIPPPKPPAPEFNFLPSAANNEFIYLVGLEEVVQNLLDTLNRGKTGAALSKNITREPFTCTQCKTDFTCRWKHDKTKGGAVLCEHCMSSSQKKVLKAEHTNRLKAAFVKALQQEQEIEQRIFQQASSPVSNSSSSSSSSMKAERSLSHQLKQAQARASSFQHLQQASRGANMVHHHSIKQSSQGQLSHGVSSLGVRGVPHSFSSSSQLQSAVAAAALVSRPGVTMAYVNPSLTGHKTSAAVDARQREYLLDMIPSRSSISQTANTWK; encoded by the exons ATGTCTGAGGAGGCCGCCCGCCAGACGCGCAGCCGCAAGAGGGCGCTGGGAAAGGATGGAGCTCCCGAGTCTTTAGAGACGTCCGATGCTGACGATGAAAGCAAAAAGCTAAAGCTGGACACCTCTGAACCCACGACGCAGGCACAGACTGAACCTGAACCCGACTACGCACCGGCACGGGAAGATCAGGGGAAAACTATGGTGGGACCGGAGAAGGAGCACGAGAAGGAGCACGAGAAGGAGCGCAGCCTGTCGCCTTTATCTTCAGCGTTACCTTTGGCCTCTGTGCCGGGGAAGGGCGATCCGGAGCAGGCCCAGGCACAACCGACTGAACCCGGCTCAGACAACGGGACCGACGGCGCCGACCGAGGCGACACAGTGAGCACGGAGCCAGCGGTGGATACGAGCAGCCAGGTCCGACCGCCGGAGCCCAAGGCCTCCGGCGGCCCGCTGGCTGCAGGAGAGGTGAAAGCCACCATTAAAGTCGAAGTTCAGACGGAAGAGCAGCCCATGGACATGAGCACCTCCAGAGG CAGTATAAAAAGGGAGAAGCGCCCACCGTCTTCTGACGACGATGACGTCATCGTCCTGTCAGATAATGACTCCCCCAGTCCTCCGATGAACGGCTTTAGCCACTTTAAGGAGCTGGACTCAGACCTGCTCATG AAGAGCAGCccggcagagagggagagcatcATTaagcagctgaaggaggagctgagacTAGAGGAGGCCAAGCTGGTGCTGCTGAAGAAGCTTCGACAGAGCCAGATACAGAAGGACACGCTCCAGAAG cCCACAGGTCTGTctggctcctctgctcctcctcctctcattcgAGGAACAATTACAAGCAATAAAGGCACTCAGCAG ATTTTGACCGGTAAGAGTTCAGGCACAGTCATCCCTCCGCCGCTGGTGAGAGGAGGGCAGCAGGTGACGTCCAAACACGGCTCCCAGATTATAATGCCGCCTCTGGTCAGAGGGGCGCAG ATCCAGGCtctgcggcagcagcagcagcagcagcagcagttagcGGCCTCGGGAGGCTCAGGACCCCCTCCTCTGCTGTTGGGCCCCAGGAACTCGACCCCTGCGATCCACGGCCAGAGAGGCTCGGTCAACTCAGGCCTCATCAGGATCGGCAGTACTGCTAACACGCTG gcCTTGGCCTCCAGCCTGAAGAGCTCCTCCTCGGGAAGCAGCGGCGTGTCTGTGGTTGGCGTGAGTGACTCTCCGGCCAGCCGCCAAGCTGCAGCGAAACTCGCTCTACGGAAACAACTGGAGAAGACCCTCCTGGAGATCCCCCCACCCAAGCCTCCCGCCCCAGAGTTCAACTTCCTGCCGTCTGCAGCCAATAATGAGTTCATCTACCTGGTGGGACTGGAAGAGGTGGTACAGAATCTGCTGGATACACTCAACAGAG GAAAGACGGGTGCAGCACTGTCGAAGAACATTACCAGGGAGCCCTTCACCTGCACCCAGTGCAAAACCGACTTCACCTGCCGCTGGAAGCACGACAAGACAAAAGGCGGCGCTGTCCTCTGTGAACACTGCATGTCGTCCAGTcagaaaaaggttttgaagGCCGAGCACACCAACCGGCTGAAAGCGGCGTTCGTCAAAGCCCTGCAGCAAGAGCAGGAAATAGAGCAACGTATTTTTCAGCAGGCGTCGTCCCCAGTTTCcaacagcagctcctcgtcctcttcgtcGATGAAAGCAGAGAGGAGTTTGTCTCACCAGCTAAAGCAGGCTCAAGCAAGAGCGTCTTCCTTCCAGCACCTCCAACAGGCCAGTCGAGGGGCCAACATGGTTCACCACCACTCCATCAAGCAG AGCTCCCAGGGCCAGCTGTCCCATGGTGTCTCATCGTTGGGGGTGAGGGGCGTCCcccactccttctcctcctcctcccagctgcaGAGCGCAGTTGCAGCCGCAGCTTTGGTCAGCCGGCCAG
- the LOC120815815 gene encoding transcriptional repressor p66-alpha isoform X1, whose product MSEEAARQTRSRKRALGKDGAPESLETSDADDESKKLKLDTSEPTTQAQTEPEPDYAPAREDQGKTMVGPEKEHEKEHEKERSLSPLSSALPLASVPGKGDPEQAQAQPTEPGSDNGTDGADRGDTVSTEPAVDTSSQVRPPEPKASGGPLAAGEVKATIKVEVQTEEQPMDMSTSRGSIKREKRPPSSDDDDVIVLSDNDSPSPPMNGFSHFKELDSDLLMKSSPAERESIIKQLKEELRLEEAKLVLLKKLRQSQIQKDTLQKPTGLSGSSAPPPLIRGTITSNKGTQQILTGKSSGTVIPPPLVRGGQQVTSKHGSQIIMPPLVRGAQPISVSPQQIQALRQQQQQQQQLAASGGSGPPPLLLGPRNSTPAIHGQRGSVNSGLIRIGSTANTLALASSLKSSSSGSSGVSVVGVSDSPASRQAAAKLALRKQLEKTLLEIPPPKPPAPEFNFLPSAANNEFIYLVGLEEVVQNLLDTLNRGKTGAALSKNITREPFTCTQCKTDFTCRWKHDKTKGGAVLCEHCMSSSQKKVLKAEHTNRLKAAFVKALQQEQEIEQRIFQQASSPVSNSSSSSSSSMKAERSLSHQLKQAQARASSFQHLQQASRGANMVHHHSIKQSSQGQLSHGVSSLGVRGVPHSFSSSSQLQSAVAAAALVSRPGKHAHVSHRSVQSSKVSSSGIAGGRNISGGSASSTAWKKQSHSNTGRLTVTPACLLTSAVFHIPVWSKSNPRKSHGNHFPSCREAHPQVDFQKVDQKTKYSEVGSVFGQGNPILQFSSCQ is encoded by the exons ATGTCTGAGGAGGCCGCCCGCCAGACGCGCAGCCGCAAGAGGGCGCTGGGAAAGGATGGAGCTCCCGAGTCTTTAGAGACGTCCGATGCTGACGATGAAAGCAAAAAGCTAAAGCTGGACACCTCTGAACCCACGACGCAGGCACAGACTGAACCTGAACCCGACTACGCACCGGCACGGGAAGATCAGGGGAAAACTATGGTGGGACCGGAGAAGGAGCACGAGAAGGAGCACGAGAAGGAGCGCAGCCTGTCGCCTTTATCTTCAGCGTTACCTTTGGCCTCTGTGCCGGGGAAGGGCGATCCGGAGCAGGCCCAGGCACAACCGACTGAACCCGGCTCAGACAACGGGACCGACGGCGCCGACCGAGGCGACACAGTGAGCACGGAGCCAGCGGTGGATACGAGCAGCCAGGTCCGACCGCCGGAGCCCAAGGCCTCCGGCGGCCCGCTGGCTGCAGGAGAGGTGAAAGCCACCATTAAAGTCGAAGTTCAGACGGAAGAGCAGCCCATGGACATGAGCACCTCCAGAGG CAGTATAAAAAGGGAGAAGCGCCCACCGTCTTCTGACGACGATGACGTCATCGTCCTGTCAGATAATGACTCCCCCAGTCCTCCGATGAACGGCTTTAGCCACTTTAAGGAGCTGGACTCAGACCTGCTCATG AAGAGCAGCccggcagagagggagagcatcATTaagcagctgaaggaggagctgagacTAGAGGAGGCCAAGCTGGTGCTGCTGAAGAAGCTTCGACAGAGCCAGATACAGAAGGACACGCTCCAGAAG cCCACAGGTCTGTctggctcctctgctcctcctcctctcattcgAGGAACAATTACAAGCAATAAAGGCACTCAGCAG ATTTTGACCGGTAAGAGTTCAGGCACAGTCATCCCTCCGCCGCTGGTGAGAGGAGGGCAGCAGGTGACGTCCAAACACGGCTCCCAGATTATAATGCCGCCTCTGGTCAGAGGGGCGCAG CCCATCTCTGTATCTCCACAGCAGATCCAGGCtctgcggcagcagcagcagcagcagcagcagttagcGGCCTCGGGAGGCTCAGGACCCCCTCCTCTGCTGTTGGGCCCCAGGAACTCGACCCCTGCGATCCACGGCCAGAGAGGCTCGGTCAACTCAGGCCTCATCAGGATCGGCAGTACTGCTAACACGCTG gcCTTGGCCTCCAGCCTGAAGAGCTCCTCCTCGGGAAGCAGCGGCGTGTCTGTGGTTGGCGTGAGTGACTCTCCGGCCAGCCGCCAAGCTGCAGCGAAACTCGCTCTACGGAAACAACTGGAGAAGACCCTCCTGGAGATCCCCCCACCCAAGCCTCCCGCCCCAGAGTTCAACTTCCTGCCGTCTGCAGCCAATAATGAGTTCATCTACCTGGTGGGACTGGAAGAGGTGGTACAGAATCTGCTGGATACACTCAACAGAG GAAAGACGGGTGCAGCACTGTCGAAGAACATTACCAGGGAGCCCTTCACCTGCACCCAGTGCAAAACCGACTTCACCTGCCGCTGGAAGCACGACAAGACAAAAGGCGGCGCTGTCCTCTGTGAACACTGCATGTCGTCCAGTcagaaaaaggttttgaagGCCGAGCACACCAACCGGCTGAAAGCGGCGTTCGTCAAAGCCCTGCAGCAAGAGCAGGAAATAGAGCAACGTATTTTTCAGCAGGCGTCGTCCCCAGTTTCcaacagcagctcctcgtcctcttcgtcGATGAAAGCAGAGAGGAGTTTGTCTCACCAGCTAAAGCAGGCTCAAGCAAGAGCGTCTTCCTTCCAGCACCTCCAACAGGCCAGTCGAGGGGCCAACATGGTTCACCACCACTCCATCAAGCAG AGCTCCCAGGGCCAGCTGTCCCATGGTGTCTCATCGTTGGGGGTGAGGGGCGTCCcccactccttctcctcctcctcccagctgcaGAGCGCAGTTGCAGCCGCAGCTTTGGTCAGCCGGCCAGGTAAGCATGCCCACGTTTCCCACCGCTCTGTCCAGAGTTCAAAGGTGAGCAGCAGCGGGATCGCCGGCGGCAGGAATATCAGCGGAGGTAGTGCCTCATCCACTGCATGGAAGAAGCAGAGCCACAGCAATACAGGTAGACTCACAGTAACACCTGCCTGCCTGCTGACATCGGCTGTCTTTCACATTCCTGTCTGGTCCAAAAGCAATCCTCGAAAATCCCACGGCAATCATTTTCCTAGTTGTAGGGAAGCTCATCCACAAGTTGACTTCCAGAAAGTGGATCAAAAAACTAAATACAGTGAAGTAGGAAGTGTTTTCGGACAAGGCAATCCCATTCTCCAGTTCTCCTCCTGCCAGTGA
- the LOC120815815 gene encoding transcriptional repressor p66-alpha isoform X5, whose amino-acid sequence MSEEAARQTRSRKRALGKDGAPESLETSDADDESKKLKLDTSEPTTQAQTEPEPDYAPAREDQGKTMVGPEKEHEKEHEKERSLSPLSSALPLASVPGKGDPEQAQAQPTEPGSDNGTDGADRGDTVSTEPAVDTSSQVRPPEPKASGGPLAAGEVKATIKVEVQTEEQPMDMSTSRGSIKREKRPPSSDDDDVIVLSDNDSPSPPMNGFSHFKELDSDLLMKSSPAERESIIKQLKEELRLEEAKLVLLKKLRQSQIQKDTLQKPTGLSGSSAPPPLIRGTITSNKGTQQILTGKSSGTVIPPPLVRGGQQVTSKHGSQIIMPPLVRGAQIQALRQQQQQQQQLAASGGSGPPPLLLGPRNSTPAIHGQRGSVNSGLIRIGSTANTLALASSLKSSSSGSSGVSVVGVSDSPASRQAAAKLALRKQLEKTLLEIPPPKPPAPEFNFLPSAANNEFIYLVGLEEVVQNLLDTLNRGKTGAALSKNITREPFTCTQCKTDFTCRWKHDKTKGGAVLCEHCMSSSQKKVLKAEHTNRLKAAFVKALQQEQEIEQRIFQQASSPVSNSSSSSSSSMKAERSLSHQLKQAQARASSFQHLQQASRGANMVHHHSIKQSSQGQLSHGVSSLGVRGVPHSFSSSSQLQSAVAAAALVSRPGKHAHVSHRSVQSSKVSSSGIAGGRNISGGSASSTAWKKQSHSNTGRLTVTPACLLTSAVFHIPVWSKSNPRKSHGNHFPSCREAHPQVDFQKVDQKTKYSEVGSVFGQGNPILQFSSCQ is encoded by the exons ATGTCTGAGGAGGCCGCCCGCCAGACGCGCAGCCGCAAGAGGGCGCTGGGAAAGGATGGAGCTCCCGAGTCTTTAGAGACGTCCGATGCTGACGATGAAAGCAAAAAGCTAAAGCTGGACACCTCTGAACCCACGACGCAGGCACAGACTGAACCTGAACCCGACTACGCACCGGCACGGGAAGATCAGGGGAAAACTATGGTGGGACCGGAGAAGGAGCACGAGAAGGAGCACGAGAAGGAGCGCAGCCTGTCGCCTTTATCTTCAGCGTTACCTTTGGCCTCTGTGCCGGGGAAGGGCGATCCGGAGCAGGCCCAGGCACAACCGACTGAACCCGGCTCAGACAACGGGACCGACGGCGCCGACCGAGGCGACACAGTGAGCACGGAGCCAGCGGTGGATACGAGCAGCCAGGTCCGACCGCCGGAGCCCAAGGCCTCCGGCGGCCCGCTGGCTGCAGGAGAGGTGAAAGCCACCATTAAAGTCGAAGTTCAGACGGAAGAGCAGCCCATGGACATGAGCACCTCCAGAGG CAGTATAAAAAGGGAGAAGCGCCCACCGTCTTCTGACGACGATGACGTCATCGTCCTGTCAGATAATGACTCCCCCAGTCCTCCGATGAACGGCTTTAGCCACTTTAAGGAGCTGGACTCAGACCTGCTCATG AAGAGCAGCccggcagagagggagagcatcATTaagcagctgaaggaggagctgagacTAGAGGAGGCCAAGCTGGTGCTGCTGAAGAAGCTTCGACAGAGCCAGATACAGAAGGACACGCTCCAGAAG cCCACAGGTCTGTctggctcctctgctcctcctcctctcattcgAGGAACAATTACAAGCAATAAAGGCACTCAGCAG ATTTTGACCGGTAAGAGTTCAGGCACAGTCATCCCTCCGCCGCTGGTGAGAGGAGGGCAGCAGGTGACGTCCAAACACGGCTCCCAGATTATAATGCCGCCTCTGGTCAGAGGGGCGCAG ATCCAGGCtctgcggcagcagcagcagcagcagcagcagttagcGGCCTCGGGAGGCTCAGGACCCCCTCCTCTGCTGTTGGGCCCCAGGAACTCGACCCCTGCGATCCACGGCCAGAGAGGCTCGGTCAACTCAGGCCTCATCAGGATCGGCAGTACTGCTAACACGCTG gcCTTGGCCTCCAGCCTGAAGAGCTCCTCCTCGGGAAGCAGCGGCGTGTCTGTGGTTGGCGTGAGTGACTCTCCGGCCAGCCGCCAAGCTGCAGCGAAACTCGCTCTACGGAAACAACTGGAGAAGACCCTCCTGGAGATCCCCCCACCCAAGCCTCCCGCCCCAGAGTTCAACTTCCTGCCGTCTGCAGCCAATAATGAGTTCATCTACCTGGTGGGACTGGAAGAGGTGGTACAGAATCTGCTGGATACACTCAACAGAG GAAAGACGGGTGCAGCACTGTCGAAGAACATTACCAGGGAGCCCTTCACCTGCACCCAGTGCAAAACCGACTTCACCTGCCGCTGGAAGCACGACAAGACAAAAGGCGGCGCTGTCCTCTGTGAACACTGCATGTCGTCCAGTcagaaaaaggttttgaagGCCGAGCACACCAACCGGCTGAAAGCGGCGTTCGTCAAAGCCCTGCAGCAAGAGCAGGAAATAGAGCAACGTATTTTTCAGCAGGCGTCGTCCCCAGTTTCcaacagcagctcctcgtcctcttcgtcGATGAAAGCAGAGAGGAGTTTGTCTCACCAGCTAAAGCAGGCTCAAGCAAGAGCGTCTTCCTTCCAGCACCTCCAACAGGCCAGTCGAGGGGCCAACATGGTTCACCACCACTCCATCAAGCAG AGCTCCCAGGGCCAGCTGTCCCATGGTGTCTCATCGTTGGGGGTGAGGGGCGTCCcccactccttctcctcctcctcccagctgcaGAGCGCAGTTGCAGCCGCAGCTTTGGTCAGCCGGCCAGGTAAGCATGCCCACGTTTCCCACCGCTCTGTCCAGAGTTCAAAGGTGAGCAGCAGCGGGATCGCCGGCGGCAGGAATATCAGCGGAGGTAGTGCCTCATCCACTGCATGGAAGAAGCAGAGCCACAGCAATACAGGTAGACTCACAGTAACACCTGCCTGCCTGCTGACATCGGCTGTCTTTCACATTCCTGTCTGGTCCAAAAGCAATCCTCGAAAATCCCACGGCAATCATTTTCCTAGTTGTAGGGAAGCTCATCCACAAGTTGACTTCCAGAAAGTGGATCAAAAAACTAAATACAGTGAAGTAGGAAGTGTTTTCGGACAAGGCAATCCCATTCTCCAGTTCTCCTCCTGCCAGTGA